In Paenibacillus dendritiformis, the DNA window GTCCCATATTTTGCATGGGGGCGCATCGGAGCCGGCGCGCTCCAGAATGCAGTTGACGGCCCGGCGGGCGGCTTCGTTCGCGCTCTCCATCGTGGCCAGATCCGTATTCGTCCGGACATAGTCGGAGGCCAGGAACAAATTCGGAATCGCCGTGTAAGCGTTCGGCCGCAGGTTCCAGGTGTTCACGTGGTTCACGAGCAGCGGCTCCGCATTGGTCGCCCGTCCCTCTTCGAATTGAATATCTTCATCCAGATTCCACTCCACGAGCATGTCGTCGGACAGCACGATCTTGTCCTGATTCAGACTGCGCTTGATCTGTTCCCACACCTCGGCCTTAATCTCTTCCCTAGTGCATTCCATCGCCGGCTTCCCGTACAAAATGCCCGGCACCTTCCAATCGGATACATCAATGGAGATAATCCCCCTCACCTGGCCGTTGCCATAGTCGCTTAACCGGAATTCGGGCCAGAACTGGGCCTGCGAGACCGAGGTCAACGCCCAAGGGCTGTCCATGTAAATGACATGTCCATGAATGATCGGCACATCCACCTTCAGATAAAATTGGACACCGTTCATCCACTCGACATTCTTGGCCAGCTCAATTAATCCCCCCAGCAGCGGATCGCCGGCAAGCAGCCCGTCATTCAGCAATTCAGCCATCACTTCCACCGGCAGCGCCGCAAGGTAATAGTCCGCGGTCACCCGTCGGGACTGGCCGTTCTCGGTTACCGTTACCCCTCGGATCCGGCCGTCCTCGCAGTGAATATGCTCGACCTTGGCGCCGAAGCGGTAATCGACGCCCCCCTGCCGCAAGTAGTTCAGCCACGGGTTAATCCATACATCGTTCGTCGGCCCGTTCAAAAGCCGATCGGCGCTGCCTCCCGGCAGCACCATGTCCAGCATGATCGTCGCTCCGACCGTGCCGACCGTGCAAGCGTTTACTTCTCTGGCTCTGGCTGCGACAAGAATGCGCGTCAAGCCGGTAAAGATGTGCCGGAATTCGGGGGACTGCTTCTCCGCCTGCAGGAAATCCCACCAGGAGACGCGCTGATAATCGAGCAATCTGCGCTCGTCACAGCTCGTCAACACCTTCCATAGGGCAGACACATAGTGGTCGATATCATGCTCGCTGAGTCTGAGATTGTTCCTGAAGAGAGATTTGAGCAAGGTTCTCCATCCGCTGATGGATTGGGGGAATTCGGTTAGAAAAGGCTGCATCGGGCGGTCGAAAAACGCAAGTCCCAGATTCGTGCCTTCGATGAGATTATCATACACGCTGCGCCGTCCCCCCTGATAAGGGATGCGCTTCATCGTGTCCGTGACATGCTTGTAGAACTTCGGGAAAAAGCGAAATCCGTGCTCAGCCGGCAAATCCCGCCGTCCCTCTGTTCCCGTCCCCGGCACAGGCATGCTGCGCGCCTTCCCTCCGGGAATGCGGCGCGACTCCAAAACCGTAACGTGAAATCCGCGCTCCATCAGCTCCTGCGCGGCACTCATGCCGGCGATTCCGCCGCCCAGCACGACAACTGAAGGATGAACTGATGCTACCATCTCAGCGCCTGCACTCCTGTTCTCTATGAAGTTTAGGAAAAAACAACTAATATCATCTTACTATAGAAAGCTTATTTTTCAACATATTTCCACATTATTGCTAGAGTAAAAGGCTTAAATAAATACTGCTCCGGCGTTGGGTGCCGCCGAAAGAAGCGCCGCTCCTCTTCCATCAGCGGAAGCGGGCGGCGCCATAGCATAATGATGCAGCGAACCGGCTAACCATACACGAGTCCTAATCTCGTTTTTTTGCTCAACATGATGAAGAGAAAAAATAGATCCCGGGAAGCATGTGCATGCCGCACCCTGCCGGACGAGTCGAACCCGCTCGCACAAATTGGATAGAGCTGCTATAAAGTGTCCTCTGTTCCGCCAAGAACAATTTGGTGCCCGAACCTCCTGCTCTTCGTTCTCTTATTGCTCTGCTGATAAGCTTGTGTCACATGTTAGCCGGGGACGCGCCGAAGGTATGCGCATGCAACCGCCTAACGGCGAAGAGCACGGCATAATAAATGGCTGCAATGATAGCCAGCACCAAAACAAATGTATAAATACTGTAGATCAATGGAATAAAATCGTTCGTGTTAAGCGAAACCAAGTTGAGTATATATCTCACAACCAATAAAGAGATCGGCGTGAACACGCAATATGAAACGATCACAATCGCCATATATATATTCAACAACATATTGGCTATCTCCCTCTCGCTGTACCCGATTATGCGGAGTATGGCCATGTTATTTTTGTTCTCTTCTACCGTTATCAAAGCGACGAGCCACACCATGATGACCGCGATGACACCGCCGATGACCTGATTCAGGACGGCGCTCAGCTGCGAGGAGGACGCCTGATCCTGCATCTCCTTGCGCATGTTCTCGGTGGATATGACTTTGCTGCCCGCTCCCTGCCGCGCATCAGCCCCAAGCGAATTCGTGAACGAAGCGTTGTAAATATCCGGTGAAATGCCGAGAGCCTTCGTCAACTGCAGCTTATCCATATAAACGGCCGCCGGATCTCCATTAGAACAGAAGGCTGCAATCGGAACGGCAACTTCCTTGCCGCCGATAAGGAGCTTGATGGTCGAGCCGATTTGCAAGCCGTATAAGTGCGCCTTGGACACGTGCACGATGGCTCCTTCCTTCAGCTTGGCATTTATCTCCCGTCCGCTTCCGTCCGACAATGTCAGCCACTGTTCGTCGCCATCGAATGCCAGCAGATTGACCGTCGCTCCCGCCCGCTTGCCGCTGCCCTCGTCCCACGCCATGCGCTTGTTCTTCTGCATATAATAATCATTGCGGCTCTCATCATGCTGAGAAATCCTTGCTTCCGCATATTGAATATCGTATTGGTAGTTAACTCCGCGAAATCTCTGTTCCGCCGCAATGGAGCTGGACTGATTCAATGACAAGCCCATAATAAACAGGATCGACGACAGCAGTACCGTAATGCCGAGCATAACGATCATTTTCAGACTTCGAACAGACATTTGCAATTTAACCCGCCAGATGAAAGGCAGACCAGCCGTTGCGCCGCTTACCCGCCTGGTAAGGAAATTAACGTGTTCCTGCTTCTGCCGGGCGTGAAGCATCGCAGCCGCGTCGCCGTTCATAATCCGGGCCACCATCCAATAGGAAGACGCATTGAATCCGATCATGATGACAAGCACGCCCGTCAGCAAGGAAGAAGCGTCAAGCTTCTTCGGAAAAGCGGGCATCACATATTGGGCCTGAAACTGCTGGAGAAGCAAATCGCTGGCAAAATAAGCGAGAAGCAGACCCAGAATAACGCCAGCCGCACATAGCGCCGCATGAATGGCGACGTAGGCCTTACGGAGCTGGGCGCGCGGATAGCCTAACGCAATGAGACATCCCAGTGATTTCTGTTGCTGCCGCAGGCGGCGATTCAGAAAGATGAGAAATACCCCTGTGCATAACAACGTCAAGATTATCAGAAACAGGAGCGCCATCCCGGAATTGGAAGCCGCGCCCTTCGCCAGTTCCGTCGCCCCGGGATTGTCTTGAGCAGGCAGGAAGGAAGCAAAGCGTACGTCCTGTGCCATTTGACGGATTGCATCTTCCTTATATACTCCATCTCGGAAACGTCCGCTAAAATAGTGAAATTCCTTGCCGTTAATCCCTTCATATTGCTTCGCGGACACGATAATATCGAAAGGTCGTTCCGCGTCAGCGGCATATCGCCGCATTTGTTCGGGAAGTATGACCGTTCCAGTAATGGCGTATGCCTGATCCCCGATTGTCAGCCGATCGCCGACCTTCCACGGCTGCCCCGTATCGGCATGTAAGGCAACGGCAATTTCGCCGTTGTCTGCGGGCAGCCGCCCTTCGACGACGTGAATCCGATTTACGCTCCGCCCGCTGGCATCATCGTACCAGCGATAGAGCATTCCTTGCTCGACGTTCTCTTTATATTTCATCTCGTCCGCATGGAATCGATATTCCTCGCTCAAGCGCGCGGCCGCCGCAGCTTCTTCATCCGGCAGCCGCAGCATGCCGGTATCGATCAGGTTCTCCAGTCCAAGCGAGTCTAGATCTTGCTGAGATATGGATTCCCTCCGCGCGAGCTGCCGCAGCTTCTCTTCCTCCAGCAGGACGGCCAGATTCGGGCGGAAAGCAAAATGCTCCTGGCCGCTCGCTTCGGCAAAGCGCTCGTATTCCGTGAGGATTCCGTCCGAAGCATATTGAATAAAGAAATAAATAAAGGATGTAGCCACGATGAGGAGAAGCATAAGCCATACCTGCAGCCGATGCTTCAACAAATCGCGCCACACAAACCTCATTACGTTTCTCATGAATACACATCCCCTGCAATGAAGTTATCCCCAACTGATTTCCTCGGCCGCAAGCGGATGCTCGTTCACTTCTTGGGCAACCAGCCGGCCGCTATTCAGCCTGATAATGTGCCGGGCCATTTTCGCGATTCCGAGATGATGCGTGACGAATACAATCGTAATGCCGTATTTTTGCTGCATATTTTGCAGGCAGTTCAGCACCTGCTTTCCGTTCGCTTCATCCAGAGCGCCTGTCGCTTCGTCGCAGAAAAGCACCTCGGGCTTCTTGATCAATGCCCTTGCAATCGCTACCCGCTGCTGCTGGCCCCCGGATAGTTCATACGGGAACCGGCTTTTCAGATGATGGATATTCAATTCCTTCATGAGTTCATCCAAGTTGAGGCTATCCGCGTTCAGATATTGCCCGATCTCGATATTTTCTTGAACCGTCAAGTTCGAAATCAAATGATACTGCTGAAAAATATACCCTGTATGCTTCCGTCGAAATTCGACCAATTGCTTATCCCCATACCGGGAAATAGGTTGGTCGGCAAAATAAATTTCTCCCGCATCCGCCTTCTCCAAACCGGACATCACGTTGAGCAAAGTAGACTTGCCGGAGCCGCTCGGACCAAGCAATGCGACAAAATCGCCTTTTGCAATGCGGACGGTAATCCCGTCGAGCGCGCAAACCCGGCTTTCCTTTTCGCCATATATCTTGCTTACATTGTTGACTCTTATTAAGTCCATCTGATTATCCCCCTTCGTAACCGTCGACCGCCGCGTGCTTCGTCTTGCTGTCTGTCAGGTACAACGCCACAAGAGCCGCGCTCGTCAATACGAGCAGGCCGCTAACGACGAAGAAAATGGGGAACACGCCGTATAAGTCGATCAACACCCCGCCCATCAAAGGGCCGACGATCGTGGCAAATGTGCTGAGGCTGCCGATAACTCCGAACACGCGGCTCGTATAAGATTCCGGCGTCAGCT includes these proteins:
- a CDS encoding hydroxysqualene dehydroxylase; amino-acid sequence: MVASVHPSVVVLGGGIAGMSAAQELMERGFHVTVLESRRIPGGKARSMPVPGTGTEGRRDLPAEHGFRFFPKFYKHVTDTMKRIPYQGGRRSVYDNLIEGTNLGLAFFDRPMQPFLTEFPQSISGWRTLLKSLFRNNLRLSEHDIDHYVSALWKVLTSCDERRLLDYQRVSWWDFLQAEKQSPEFRHIFTGLTRILVAARAREVNACTVGTVGATIMLDMVLPGGSADRLLNGPTNDVWINPWLNYLRQGGVDYRFGAKVEHIHCEDGRIRGVTVTENGQSRRVTADYYLAALPVEVMAELLNDGLLAGDPLLGGLIELAKNVEWMNGVQFYLKVDVPIIHGHVIYMDSPWALTSVSQAQFWPEFRLSDYGNGQVRGIISIDVSDWKVPGILYGKPAMECTREEIKAEVWEQIKRSLNQDKIVLSDDMLVEWNLDEDIQFEEGRATNAEPLLVNHVNTWNLRPNAYTAIPNLFLASDYVRTNTDLATMESANEAARRAVNCILERAGSDAPPCKIWDMYDYPILSAWRSNDRARFHKGLPWNGKIIG
- a CDS encoding ABC transporter ATP-binding protein; this encodes MDLIRVNNVSKIYGEKESRVCALDGITVRIAKGDFVALLGPSGSGKSTLLNVMSGLEKADAGEIYFADQPISRYGDKQLVEFRRKHTGYIFQQYHLISNLTVQENIEIGQYLNADSLNLDELMKELNIHHLKSRFPYELSGGQQQRVAIARALIKKPEVLFCDEATGALDEANGKQVLNCLQNMQQKYGITIVFVTHHLGIAKMARHIIRLNSGRLVAQEVNEHPLAAEEISWG
- a CDS encoding ABC transporter permease is translated as MRNVMRFVWRDLLKHRLQVWLMLLLIVATSFIYFFIQYASDGILTEYERFAEASGQEHFAFRPNLAVLLEEEKLRQLARRESISQQDLDSLGLENLIDTGMLRLPDEEAAAAARLSEEYRFHADEMKYKENVEQGMLYRWYDDASGRSVNRIHVVEGRLPADNGEIAVALHADTGQPWKVGDRLTIGDQAYAITGTVILPEQMRRYAADAERPFDIIVSAKQYEGINGKEFHYFSGRFRDGVYKEDAIRQMAQDVRFASFLPAQDNPGATELAKGAASNSGMALLFLIILTLLCTGVFLIFLNRRLRQQQKSLGCLIALGYPRAQLRKAYVAIHAALCAAGVILGLLLAYFASDLLLQQFQAQYVMPAFPKKLDASSLLTGVLVIMIGFNASSYWMVARIMNGDAAAMLHARQKQEHVNFLTRRVSGATAGLPFIWRVKLQMSVRSLKMIVMLGITVLLSSILFIMGLSLNQSSSIAAEQRFRGVNYQYDIQYAEARISQHDESRNDYYMQKNKRMAWDEGSGKRAGATVNLLAFDGDEQWLTLSDGSGREINAKLKEGAIVHVSKAHLYGLQIGSTIKLLIGGKEVAVPIAAFCSNGDPAAVYMDKLQLTKALGISPDIYNASFTNSLGADARQGAGSKVISTENMRKEMQDQASSSQLSAVLNQVIGGVIAVIMVWLVALITVEENKNNMAILRIIGYSEREIANMLLNIYMAIVIVSYCVFTPISLLVVRYILNLVSLNTNDFIPLIYSIYTFVLVLAIIAAIYYAVLFAVRRLHAHTFGASPANM